In Sesamum indicum cultivar Zhongzhi No. 13 linkage group LG1, S_indicum_v1.0, whole genome shotgun sequence, the sequence GTGGACACCTCTCTAGCGATATGGACATGACAGTTTGACTAGTTGAATGAGCACCATTAAGTTTTCTCAAGCCAAAGCTCCAAAGTCCTCCTTTAGCgtataacatataaaaactAACTGCCTTCTCACTTGAATCATATAGCTTGAAAAACATGGAGCCACTGCTGCTATTTGTGCTGCTTGCATAGAAGTAATCCCAAGTGCTAAGAGAAGGTAATCCTCCATTTCTTGCATAGATTTCATAGTTTATCTTCACACTAGAAGTGAGACGGATGTGAATATTTCCTCCAGTAGCACCAGATGGAATGTCCAGGAGGAAAAATGTCCAAGCATCATCACTACTTTCTCGACTCGAAAAATTACTTAGAAGGGGTTCCAGAGGAAAATCATCTGAAGCTAATGACACCTTTTCAGTTATTGGTATGTAGTTAGATTCAAAGGGGTGAGACGGGCTTTTCCTAAGAACTGTCTGCAGACAACCATTAGCAGCTAGTCAAAGAGAACTCCCCCCAAAAGTTTCTCAATCAATTACAGAGATAACAAGAGAGAAGATAATCTCAGCTCAATAGTTTCACATTTACATGCTCAGGGAGAAGTAGgtcaaaaagtacaaaaaatgtaTTCCCCTTTTCATATCGCTCATCCAGTATCAGAATAGTTATTCCCTTTTCATATCACTCAGACAGTATCaattcaagaatcaaaagACATTAATTAGCATTTCCAgattataacatatttatacataaagcTGACGGATTGGTTTGGCAGTCAAAAACTTCAGCCATGAACTTGGAGATCCCAAGATCAATTCTTTTTCCCAAAAGACTCCTTGTCCTTGAAGCCAACTCACAAGTTCAGAAGGGCTAGAAGTTTAAGGATATCTCAATCAGTCAGGTACAGATTATGTATCATTAGGGCAACCGTCTGTAAAGATCTGTAAGTTtatgatttcaattttatcaatcatATAGGCGATGTATCCCATTTCAAACCACTAAATGGCTGAAGCTATCATAAAGAAGATTATATCGAACAGgagaaaattgattaaattctACCTGAAGCATGTATCGTTCCATTGTGCAGTTTAACCCAGCCTTGTCAAAAGGACACTGAAAAACTTGCCATTCCAACAAATAGCACACTTTTGAGCTATTGCTTTGGACTTCTTCACTTTTATTCAAGATATCAATTGGTCGAATGGTAATAAACCAACGACCAGCTTTTGGAAACTTTATGACCAAAGGGGCTTTACTTAGGTCACCAGAAAAATCATAAGTTTTATCCAGCGGCATCGAATCATGTCTAGCATAACACATCAGACCATGGCTTCCGGTGATGTTTGAAGGTTGTGTCTGATTGAATGTTATATTTGCCGCTGCAATAAATAGCACTTCCGTAATCCCTATCACATCTACTGAGTAGAGTTTTGGTCCGTCATCTTCATGACAAACTATTCCATTGACATTTCTGCATgcaataacatttttttccaTTCTTCTGGACCATTCATTATCCATACCAGCTCCAGTTAAATTATTGTTGGCATTGCATGAAAGCATATTAACTGTTTGGTTGCAGAATGTGCCCAACATCAACGAGGTCACACATCCTTCCACACTAACATTGCCGCTAAAGGAGTATGCAGAGCCTCGATTAATCTGTAGTTGAAAATGAATAACACAAGCTTAGTAAGAATTACTGATGCCCAATTTCATGGCATCttgaatttgtaaaatatgtaCTTAAAGACAATCAACTCtgtttagttataattttgaaagagtATCCATGACCAAATAAtacctattaatatataatattggtGGGAATCAGCGCTAGAGACTGACCATTTTAGACCGCGTCCGCATAGGTCCAATGCCATTAAATAGCCCGAAGTACCATGTACCTGGAGAAATCTGTACAGGAAATTAGTCCATGTTGTGAAATTTTTCTGGTGGCTTAACTCATTTCTTTACTAGCCAAAGTTCCATCGGAGTACTAACCTGCTCATGTGTCAATCTCAGCCATATATTCTTCTGCATGGGGTAGCACTTCTCAACATTTTGAAGACTTTGTGGcccaaaaaaagaagcatTCGATATGTAATCTTTCACTGCAATAATAAAACTTTCTTGAGTTACAGTCAAATTCATAGTTAGAAGGATAACATATCTTTTAAGGGAAGACAAAAACTAGTATTCACGACAATCCTTTATCTGAAGTAATATGCTAATACTGAATTTTTGGccttcattaaatttttacctaGACCCGCTAGAGAAGGGTCATAAACATCAGGCAGAGGAAGGCTCCCTTCTCGTAAACAAATCATTGGCAGAGAACTTGCTGAAgcattatttactttattgagATCCTGTAAACAATATTTTCTGAGAACTTAAACAGATGGTTTGAGAAATCcgaaaaaataaacacaaacCCAGCATAAACACTTTAACATTCTCTTTGTGATAGATTCAGCCAGGAACCAAAGAACTATTAGGGAAACAGAAATCTAGAACAACAAAACAGAAACTTACGATGTCAACATCTGACTCCAAAGCTAAAGACATTGAAGAGAACCATGGTGGCAAATCAACTGCAATGAGGCAGAGATGACAACAGGGGATCATCAAATAACTACCAATTTTAGCAATTGATATTAAAAGCAGTACAGGCTTCTTAGGCTAGAGTCTTATTTCTTTACATAAATCTCCATTACAATCACAATCCTTAAACCACCAAAAAGTTAGAAGAGCAAAAAGGGAAGGCAACCAAACTGAATCCTGAAAGATTAAGAATTCTATTAAATGAACTTTTCTAACTAAGATACTGCCAAGAACAACTAAAATAAGGAATGGTAACCGGTAACCCGAAGGCAAGAACTCTAATGCTCAGAAAcacagaaaaaagaacaacaataatcacaaaataaatacacaagACCAAGAACTTAGTCTGAATCAAACAAGTTATACAAGAagattaaaagagaaaaacccAAATTTTAACACAACCCTCCAAGCCTTACATCTCATAATGCCCAAAAACAACAAACCACAACAAGATAACCAtattaaatcaacaaaagacCAGTTCTCAACCACCCAGCCGTCAAAAGAACAGATTCATACAAGCAAAGCAAAAAAGATTAGAACTTtgaatcatttaaaatttccTATCTTATAGAgaataaattcatcaattgATACAACTTACCTCTAATGTAACGCCATTCATATGGCTTGAGATAGGTTCTTGAATACGCGAAGCTGGAAATAGTGTAAGTGTTGAACGCTTGTTCTTGTGAatcacatacacacacatgtacCAAAAAGATGAGACACAAACTAAGATAAGATCGACCCAGAATCCAAATATTTCccatctttttgttctttgctTCTTTTCTCATCCTATACAATCAAGATTCATGGAGGGTACAATTCTTGATGAAGCAAAAGTAGAAGAATGTCCGGGAAATTCACAAACGTGGTTTCGTCTATGTTTGCAACTGACTAGACTGCGCAGTTTGTCGGTGTGAACAACTAATGCTGTCTGCATCTGGTGATGAATGTTTTTATCTACAGAATTCGACTCATTAAACTGTATAATTGTCGATTTTTGTGCATCATTTCTGGATTTGCGGGTTGACTTGTGGCGTCTCTACTTCAACAACCCCGGCAGGAGTCAGGAGGCGTGGATGACACGCTCTTCTCAGTCCTTGTGAGCTGTGACTCTTGATAGATTTATTCggatttttcacattttattttgatcatatactctctttttttgttttctattcttacaaattttaataatatacttCATTTctaaacatttttattttttatgacaaTACAGAAAAACGACTCacataaattacaaacaatGAATTTAAATGACTTGTGAACCTTAAGACCTATTTTTCCTATACATCTTTCAAGAGACatcaaagaaataattaatttattcatatcatgattaaatgtatttttatttatttaccaacACTTATACtcagtttttaattattttgagaaaaaaaaaagtcattaattttatattaaaatacaatgtTAGCAacgaataaataaaataatttttttaatataaaaataaatacatgataAGAACAGCAAACCCTGCACTATTACATGACCCGTCGAGAACGAACTCATCACATCCATCAAAAATGTGGGGTGCACATTTCAAAACCCTCGACAATTCTGCTTTGCAATTgccatctttttttttgtatctttaCTTCCAACTGCTCCTAAATcgtacaaatatatatagtatgatTCCGTCGCCTCTTGCTTTGATTTCTATCTTCATTCCCCCACACCAATACGCAAAATTTTGTTTACGCGAAGAAAAAGACTTCATTTTTAAGTATTCGCGTAGATAGAATTTGACAtattgagatatatatatagatcaaGCGGAGCATTCTCAAAATGGTGGGTATGGCTCAGGAGAATCTGGAGAAAATGGAGGCTCGCCGGAGCTACCGAAACCTCTGGCACACATCTCTCATGAGGACTCCCATAGACGAGCCTACCTGTATGTGCGGttcctttttcattatttgcaCGCACGttttcatattacatataCTGATGCCGCATTTTGTTCTTGGCAGACTGCTGCTTTGCACTTTGGTGGTCagtattttatgttttgatcgaattttgtatttatttgcaACAAAACATACCCTATTGATGTCTTCATTATTACAGTGGCCCATGTGCCTCATATTTGCTGCGAAAACGTGCTCTTCGGGATGACATGTCCAGGTAAGTGAATGTTTAGTTTTCCCACCTCGTTCATCCTATTTACCTTGaatgttttttcttgtgtAGATATCAATGTTGTGGAGGGTACATGCCCTGTAGTGGTAGATGTGGAGAAAGTAAATGCCCTGAATTGTGTCTTTGCAGTGAGGTTAATTTTGATTGCTCCTCTCTTTTGACAGATTGATAAACAGAGTGACGATTTTCACTTATCAGTGTTTCTTGATTATAGGTTTTCTTCTGCTTTAACAATTCAGTGGCTTCCACCCGATTTATGCTGCAAGATGAGTTCAACATACAGACCACAAAATGCGACAATTGCATCATTGTAATCTCACTCTATgtttataaatcttttttcttactagtgtgtgttgtgtgtgtgagttTGTACGCCCAAAACGATCGAGTATTGATCCGATACACATCAAAACAATATTGATTGGTGAGggttgaacaaaaaataaaagacaaacCAACACGGGACAAAAATTGACTTTGTAGCAACGGGCATCGAATTTTACAAGTAGTAGTATTTGCATACTCATTACTCagagttttaattaattgtcttCTTTCCAACAGGGAACGATGGTGTTTTTTCAATCACTAGCGTGCATATTTTCAATACTAGCCATGATCTCTGGAATTGATGAGGTTCAAGAGTTGGCTCGTGCTTTGGATTGTATTGCGGATATGGTTGCTTGCGTGTAAGAAATTggttattattttgattttcaagtctttgaaaatgagaatatatagaCTCAATACAaactaatttcaattttttttgtcttttgtgTTTGACAGGGTCTGTCCTTGTATGCAGGTAAGTGGGATGCCTTAAATGCATTGAATATATCGAGTAATTTAGATTACTGCTATATaccaactttttaaaaataaagagtatgtgacaattattcatttacccaatatacaaattatcaggtataatacaaaatttaactatacATAGTATATCACCCTAATATTAtacctaaataaatatatatatatgctctaagttaggattttatttttattttgtatttagaTGGTATTTAGACGGTAGAGCTTACAAGATGTTAGTGgcaatatattgtaatttatatgattaaaattttaaaaaattaaaaaataaagtagaaactatttgttttttggattttatatgattagttttttttttaaataattaaaagcattcaaacatcatataattttttcttaaaaatttataaactcattCAAACTGCATCTTAGTAGTAGTAATAGctattaattatcttataacGTATATTTTTTCAGGCACAACATAAACTTGAAATGGATAAAAGGGACGGCAAGCTTGGAGATCAACCGGTGATGTTTGCACCGCCTATTCAAGAAATGTCCCGCACAGATCAATGCATCCCTCCGGTAATCGGATATCCACCTCCTAGTGTTTACCCACCTCCCGGTGTTTGCCCACCACCCGGTGTTTACCCACCTCCAGGTGTTTACCCACCATCAGATCTAAAAGCTAATGC encodes:
- the LOC105172842 gene encoding uncharacterized protein LOC105172842, whose protein sequence is MRKEAKNKKMGNIWILGRSYLSLCLIFLVHVCVCDSQEQAFNTYTISSFAYSRTYLKPYEWRYIRVDLPPWFSSMSLALESDVDIDLNKVNNASASSLPMICLREGSLPLPDVYDPSLAGLVKDYISNASFFGPQSLQNVEKCYPMQKNIWLRLTHEQISPGTWYFGLFNGIGPMRTRSKMINRGSAYSFSGNVSVEGCVTSLMLGTFCNQTVNMLSCNANNNLTGAGMDNEWSRRMEKNVIACRNVNGIVCHEDDGPKLYSVDVIGITEVLFIAAANITFNQTQPSNITGSHGLMCYARHDSMPLDKTYDFSGDLSKAPLVIKFPKAGRWFITIRPIDILNKSEEVQSNSSKVCYLLEWQVFQCPFDKAGLNCTMERYMLQTVLRKSPSHPFESNYIPITEKVSLASDDFPLEPLLSNFSSRESSDDAWTFFLLDIPSGATGGNIHIRLTSSVKINYEIYARNGGLPSLSTWDYFYASSTNSSSGSMFFKLYDSSEKAVSFYMLYAKGGLWSFGLRKLNGAHSTSQTVMSISLERCPQKCSSHGTCQSVLDTSGLTLYSYCACDRDHGGIDCSVELVSPHGHVQQSIFLIASNAAAVLPAFWSLRNKAFAEWVLFMSSGTASALYHACDVGTWCIMTFHVLQFLDFWLSFMAVVSTFVYLSSVSEASKRTIHTIVAILTAIMAENDPTRARNIAFVMGLGALGLLVGWLLEFFSHARSFSFSRELHLNLLNRWESLKGWIRNIIKTTIKRFHWGFLPAGLITLAMAAISWALESTETYWIWHSLWHIFIYTSSFFFLCSKAKVANCDDERPPDVGYELTRQTSFNGGEQSRER
- the LOC105172847 gene encoding protein diaphanous homolog 1 produces the protein MVGMAQENLEKMEARRSYRNLWHTSLMRTPIDEPTYCCFALWCGPCASYLLRKRALRDDMSRYQCCGGYMPCSGRCGESKCPELCLCSEVFFCFNNSVASTRFMLQDEFNIQTTKCDNCIIGTMVFFQSLACIFSILAMISGIDEVQELARALDCIADMVACVVCPCMQAQHKLEMDKRDGKLGDQPVMFAPPIQEMSRTDQCIPPVIGYPPPSVYPPPGVCPPPGVYPPPGVYPPSDLKANAFPPTIYPMQPQPDQGLPPPLYPPYPKDQNDPSATYPPQPHNQQLAMYPPQNQQVYPPQSQNQQLAVYPPQPQNEQLAVYPPQPQKEQPVTYPPQSQNQHLATYPPQQQNQQPVADPPHPQTQDGHTLAPSNPPQNSSYTPAHHPPTN